The following proteins are encoded in a genomic region of Spirochaetota bacterium:
- a CDS encoding metallophosphoesterase has translation MMKILHTADIHLQETSEERWEALFEIIELGNREEVDILLISGDLFDRDIDANKLRIKIRKLFSGNRYRIYILPGNHDSKSFEGGSYLGENAEVICSIEDVYEFGNVRIVGLPFMEISEGEIYSKLNYISSKLDSNKTNILLYHGELLDSFYSRKDFGNEDDKRYMPVKLDYFRDMNFDYILAGHFHTTFNSIKYNSKKYFVYPGSPISITRRETGKRGVNIFSTGEAPIERYIDTPYYDIIKIELNPYDELDPLSIIRERLCKIESNSKILLTIKGYINCRDHGIDEKDLTQRIESLRCEMGNIVEAAYEYVDISRLLEDNIYQSFNGKLNNMSLDESEKVVIRELFIRSMMEAGV, from the coding sequence ATGATGAAAATTCTACATACCGCTGATATACATCTACAAGAGACAAGTGAAGAGAGATGGGAAGCACTCTTTGAGATAATCGAACTTGGGAATAGAGAAGAAGTGGATATTTTACTCATAAGCGGTGATCTCTTTGATCGGGATATCGATGCAAATAAATTGAGAATAAAAATCAGAAAGCTCTTTTCCGGTAATAGATACCGAATATATATTCTCCCAGGAAATCATGACTCAAAATCCTTTGAGGGTGGAAGTTACCTAGGCGAAAATGCAGAGGTGATATGCTCAATAGAAGATGTCTATGAATTTGGTAATGTGCGGATAGTTGGATTGCCATTTATGGAGATTAGTGAAGGGGAAATCTATTCAAAGCTAAATTACATCTCCAGCAAATTGGATTCAAATAAAACCAATATTCTCTTATATCACGGGGAGTTGTTAGATAGCTTCTATTCACGAAAAGACTTCGGCAATGAGGATGATAAGAGATATATGCCTGTTAAGCTCGATTACTTTAGAGATATGAACTTTGATTATATTCTTGCGGGGCATTTTCACACAACCTTTAATTCCATAAAATATAACTCAAAGAAATACTTTGTCTACCCGGGTTCGCCCATCTCGATAACAAGAAGGGAAACTGGTAAGAGAGGAGTCAATATATTCAGTACTGGTGAAGCCCCAATAGAAAGATATATTGACACCCCTTATTATGATATTATAAAAATTGAGCTTAATCCATATGACGAACTAGATCCATTGTCAATAATAAGAGAGAGGTTATGCAAAATTGAATCAAACTCAAAAATATTGTTAACCATAAAGGGATATATAAATTGTAGAGATCATGGAATAGATGAAAAAGACCTCACTCAGCGAATCGAATCATTAAGGTGTGAAATGGGAAATATTGTAGAAGCAGCATATGAGTATGTAGACATTAGCAGATTACTGGAGGACAATATCTACCAGAGCTTTAATGGAAAGTTAAACAATATGAGTTTGGATGAATCGGAAAAGGTTGTAATAAGAGAATTATTTATAAGATCAATGATGGAGGCTGGTGTTTGA